A genomic region of Lachnoclostridium edouardi contains the following coding sequences:
- a CDS encoding sodium/glutamate symporter, translated as MLENVFNDMVLVSLLLAAGFVVREIIKPLQKIFLPACIVGGLIGLALGQQGLKIITIPDSFSGYTNILMRIILTTVVLGVSITVKKVVEHVDFTLLAVFLFGGQLILGVIVAMAFSGMFPLLPDGWGILGVFAFFGAHGPAASAGAILEEYGSSGAISMAMVLATGGVIISMTVGMFIVNYGIRKGWSKFVTEPKKQPAWFFGGPLPEKEQESLGKTTTTPLSVNTLMLNLSIILAAYFIGNVIFKIGMVFIPVLSKLNAMLYGIVGGLILWPIMKRCKYDKFVDKNVLSNISSFCLEIVVLTAMASVSLDIIVEFWLPILVDIIISCGFTVLFSMWYMKKLHNDQWFEKACMQIGNCTGSTANGLALVRAIDPKGESCIPEALGVYNAVFFWWQMLAPVLGALILTNLWAVIGIGGVFILAGIVLTWLFFKRK; from the coding sequence ATGTTAGAAAACGTATTTAATGATATGGTTCTGGTCAGCCTTCTGCTGGCAGCAGGATTTGTGGTAAGAGAGATTATTAAGCCTTTACAGAAAATATTTCTGCCAGCTTGTATTGTGGGAGGACTTATTGGTCTGGCCCTTGGGCAGCAGGGGTTAAAAATAATTACTATTCCAGATTCGTTCAGCGGTTATACAAATATATTAATGCGGATTATTTTAACTACAGTTGTGCTGGGAGTGTCTATTACTGTAAAAAAGGTTGTAGAACATGTGGATTTTACACTTTTAGCTGTCTTTCTTTTTGGGGGCCAGCTGATTCTGGGAGTTATTGTGGCAATGGCATTTTCCGGTATGTTTCCTCTTTTGCCTGATGGGTGGGGAATTCTTGGAGTATTTGCATTTTTTGGAGCTCATGGACCGGCGGCCAGCGCAGGGGCCATTTTAGAGGAATATGGTTCTTCAGGGGCCATTAGTATGGCAATGGTTTTGGCTACAGGCGGCGTTATTATTTCTATGACTGTAGGAATGTTTATTGTCAATTACGGAATAAGAAAGGGCTGGAGCAAGTTTGTAACAGAGCCGAAAAAACAGCCGGCCTGGTTTTTTGGAGGCCCTTTGCCTGAAAAGGAACAGGAGTCTTTAGGAAAAACCACAACGACTCCGTTAAGCGTTAACACTTTAATGCTTAATTTAAGCATTATTTTAGCCGCATATTTTATAGGCAACGTGATTTTTAAAATAGGAATGGTATTTATTCCGGTACTGTCTAAATTAAACGCAATGTTATATGGGATTGTAGGAGGCCTGATTCTCTGGCCCATTATGAAAAGGTGTAAATATGACAAATTTGTAGATAAAAATGTGCTGAGCAATATTAGTTCATTTTGTCTGGAAATTGTAGTTCTCACAGCAATGGCAAGCGTTTCCCTGGATATTATTGTGGAATTCTGGCTTCCAATATTAGTGGATATTATTATTTCCTGCGGGTTCACAGTATTATTTTCCATGTGGTACATGAAAAAGCTGCACAATGATCAGTGGTTTGAAAAGGCGTGTATGCAAATTGGAAACTGCACTGGCTCTACGGCAAACGGTCTGGCCCTTGTGCGAGCCATTGACCCTAAGGGAGAATCTTGTATTCCAGAAGCTTTAGGCGTTTATAATGCAGTATTCTTCTGGTGGCAGATGTTGGCTCCAGTATTGGGAGCGTTAATTCTCACCAATCTTTGGGCGGTAATAGGAATCGGAGGTGTATTTATTTTAGCAGGAATTGTACTGACCTGGCTATTTTTTAAGAGAAAGTAA
- a CDS encoding M24 family metallopeptidase has translation MTPLMNCEKLLEGFEPDFEFIPPKAIPETEFYSRIEKIRRAAVVAEHDVTLINANPAINYNTSNKFLRYACDWPREGILMIPTDSQKGLQLFSFWSQSVLLPPSFGEAIGVEKLYQVGALGREYSGRPYISEEKLIEGVAKALTELGYDKGSIGVMGDNSSKKHWSNLQTLLPKVKISDETHVILDMQHLRTKSEIDQIRASAQLMDIGFQAACHVCRPGVTDFELYAAFTFAQMARGGESGDGYQIGVNRYGTHCGKAYGHRITSGDLINFYISGISYRGYSAQSARMIAVGNITAKQEETLEVCTEALRRAEQAIKPGVPICHINKAGFIPFIDHGYIKDDITANMPYNWAPNDDMTAMEIPVQYVPDADFEETGRKLMHIYPPVAGPHNPNMGHGVGMPGDPKFNITSHNTDICAPGLCFVIHPQWLVPMESGANIGNCYVVTEDGYENLTCHTPIETVRIKA, from the coding sequence ATGACGCCGTTAATGAATTGTGAAAAGCTGCTGGAGGGATTTGAGCCTGATTTTGAATTTATCCCTCCAAAGGCAATTCCGGAAACAGAATTTTATTCCAGAATAGAAAAAATAAGAAGGGCTGCCGTTGTGGCGGAACATGATGTAACCCTTATAAATGCAAACCCTGCCATAAATTATAATACATCCAATAAGTTTTTAAGGTATGCCTGCGACTGGCCCAGGGAAGGGATATTGATGATTCCTACAGACAGCCAGAAAGGCCTGCAGCTATTTTCTTTTTGGTCCCAGTCGGTGCTGCTTCCCCCTTCCTTTGGAGAAGCAATTGGAGTTGAAAAACTTTATCAGGTGGGGGCTTTGGGAAGAGAGTATTCAGGGAGACCCTATATTTCAGAAGAAAAATTAATAGAGGGCGTGGCAAAGGCTCTGACAGAGTTGGGATATGATAAGGGAAGCATAGGAGTGATGGGGGATAACTCATCTAAAAAACATTGGAGCAACCTGCAGACATTGCTGCCAAAAGTGAAAATATCAGACGAAACTCATGTGATTTTAGATATGCAGCATTTAAGAACAAAAAGTGAAATAGACCAGATACGGGCTTCTGCACAGCTGATGGATATTGGTTTTCAGGCAGCGTGCCATGTGTGCAGACCTGGAGTGACAGATTTTGAGCTGTATGCGGCGTTTACATTTGCCCAAATGGCCAGGGGAGGAGAAAGCGGGGACGGGTACCAGATAGGAGTGAACAGGTATGGAACTCACTGCGGAAAAGCTTATGGGCATAGAATCACATCAGGAGATTTAATTAATTTCTATATTTCAGGAATTTCTTACAGAGGATATTCCGCTCAGTCAGCCCGCATGATTGCAGTGGGCAATATAACTGCTAAGCAGGAGGAAACGCTGGAAGTATGTACGGAGGCGCTGCGCAGAGCGGAGCAGGCAATCAAGCCTGGAGTTCCGATTTGCCACATTAATAAAGCAGGATTTATACCATTTATAGACCATGGGTACATAAAAGATGATATAACTGCCAACATGCCTTACAACTGGGCTCCCAATGACGACATGACAGCTATGGAAATTCCGGTGCAATATGTTCCGGATGCAGATTTTGAAGAGACAGGCCGTAAGCTTATGCATATATATCCTCCTGTAGCAGGCCCTCACAATCCTAATATGGGTCATGGCGTGGGGATGCCTGGAGATCCTAAATTTAATATTACATCTCACAATACAGATATTTGCGCGCCTGGACTGTGCTTTGTTATTCATCCTCAGTGGCTGGTTCCCATGGAATCAGGGGCCAATATTGGAAACTGCTATGTAGTAACAGAAGACGGGTATGAGAATTTAACGTGTCATACTCCTATAGAAACAGTGCGGATTAAAGCCTGA
- a CDS encoding cell wall-binding protein, which yields MKKIKSFLSIIITAAMVFSTVGMTSWADTRKKITSVSLTITSDINIGDDYDNDAVEVESASTRYAVDSVEILNSGFMWEADDTPQVKVYLQAEEDFYFSLTSSKVRLKGATYVTASKKDSSTMLMITMNLPSLSERVADIETVTMGDDGVASWAEIAGAGCYEVRLLRDGKYLGDIKTVSSTSCNLLDNMTKAGVYTAKVRPVNKVKADTKGDWVESNSLYINEEKASAIRSGSLLLGGQWMQEESGKWWYQRSDGTYPANSWQSIDEKWYYFDQQGYMNTGWVQTGGRWYYCDESGMMLSNTYTVDGYKLGADGALIQ from the coding sequence ATGAAAAAAATAAAATCATTTTTATCAATTATAATTACAGCTGCAATGGTGTTTTCCACTGTTGGTATGACCTCATGGGCAGATACCAGAAAAAAAATCACTTCAGTATCTCTTACAATTACATCTGACATTAATATTGGAGATGATTACGACAATGATGCTGTGGAGGTAGAGTCGGCCAGCACCAGATATGCAGTAGATTCTGTAGAAATTTTAAATTCAGGTTTTATGTGGGAGGCAGATGATACGCCTCAGGTTAAGGTTTACCTGCAGGCAGAGGAGGATTTTTATTTTTCTTTAACCTCCAGCAAAGTCAGGCTGAAGGGAGCCACCTATGTAACAGCCAGCAAAAAGGATTCTTCCACTATGCTGATGATTACTATGAATCTGCCGTCTTTGTCAGAAAGAGTGGCGGACATTGAGACAGTAACTATGGGAGATGACGGCGTAGCTTCCTGGGCGGAGATTGCAGGGGCCGGCTGCTATGAAGTAAGGCTTTTAAGGGACGGCAAGTATCTGGGAGATATAAAAACAGTGTCCTCAACCAGCTGCAATCTGCTGGACAATATGACAAAAGCCGGAGTTTATACTGCAAAGGTGCGGCCGGTAAATAAAGTAAAGGCAGACACAAAGGGAGACTGGGTAGAGTCTAATTCCTTATATATTAATGAGGAGAAGGCCAGCGCCATCCGCAGCGGCAGCCTGCTTTTAGGCGGACAGTGGATGCAGGAAGAGTCTGGAAAATGGTGGTATCAGCGCAGCGACGGCACATATCCTGCAAACTCCTGGCAGTCTATTGATGAAAAATGGTATTATTTTGACCAGCAGGGCTACATGAATACAGGATGGGTGCAGACTGGAGGAAGATGGTATTATTGTGATGAATCCGGAATGATGCTTTCCAATACATATACAGTAGACGGCTATAAATTAGGGGCAGACGGAGCGCTAATCCAATAA
- a CDS encoding NUDIX hydrolase, with translation MSENVKQNQTENKVPVQRLKRELKYQGTILKIYEDTVIANGHEAHWDFIHHDGAAAVVPVRDDGKILMVRQYRNALDRYTLEIPAGKLDEPGEPKIQCAYRELEEETGFRTENMEYLISVNTTVAFCDEAIDIFVARDLIPSKQNLDEDEEIEVEAWSIKDLQKLIFEGTISDGKTVAALMAYARKYNVE, from the coding sequence ATGAGTGAAAATGTAAAGCAGAATCAGACAGAAAACAAGGTTCCTGTACAGCGTTTAAAAAGAGAGTTAAAATACCAGGGGACAATTTTAAAGATCTATGAGGACACAGTAATTGCCAACGGGCATGAGGCCCACTGGGATTTTATACATCACGACGGAGCGGCGGCGGTAGTGCCGGTGAGAGACGACGGAAAAATTTTAATGGTGCGCCAGTACAGAAATGCTTTAGACAGATATACACTGGAAATTCCTGCCGGAAAGTTGGATGAGCCTGGAGAGCCTAAAATTCAGTGCGCCTACAGGGAGCTGGAGGAGGAAACCGGATTCAGAACAGAAAATATGGAATATTTAATCAGCGTCAACACTACAGTGGCTTTTTGCGATGAAGCTATAGATATTTTTGTGGCAAGAGATTTGATCCCTTCTAAACAGAATCTGGACGAGGATGAGGAAATTGAGGTGGAGGCCTGGAGTATAAAAGACCTTCAGAAATTGATTTTTGAGGGAACTATTTCCGACGGAAAGACAGTGGCGGCTCTTATGGCATACGCAAGGAAGTACAACGTGGAATAA
- a CDS encoding stage II sporulation protein M → MALRMKYEDWLLAFFLVGILAGTLAVNLMGGAVKEQTAYMGSFLSAASQIRGQSLREFFLFILRQRLAEAGIIWFLAMTVFAKKGFCLAAVLYGFSISVILSVITCEKGVFGLPCFAAMVFPQWMFYAFSWLAAARAGGRDERKGIMKLIPVAVFAVMAGSFCEAFINPVILKNL, encoded by the coding sequence TTGGCTCTGCGGATGAAATATGAGGACTGGCTGCTGGCATTTTTTCTTGTGGGGATTCTGGCCGGCACATTGGCGGTAAACCTTATGGGAGGGGCAGTGAAAGAGCAGACGGCATATATGGGCAGTTTTCTTTCCGCCGCATCTCAGATCAGAGGGCAGTCGTTGAGAGAGTTCTTTTTATTTATTTTGCGGCAAAGACTGGCAGAAGCAGGGATTATATGGTTTTTAGCTATGACAGTATTTGCCAAAAAAGGCTTTTGCCTGGCGGCAGTACTTTATGGCTTTAGTATTTCAGTAATACTTTCAGTAATTACATGTGAAAAAGGCGTATTTGGTCTGCCTTGCTTTGCAGCGATGGTATTTCCCCAGTGGATGTTCTATGCTTTTTCCTGGCTGGCAGCTGCCAGAGCCGGAGGAAGAGATGAGAGAAAGGGAATTATGAAGCTGATTCCAGTAGCAGTATTTGCCGTGATGGCGGGAAGCTTTTGCGAGGCATTTATAAACCCTGTAATTTTAAAAAATCTGTAA
- a CDS encoding GNAT family N-acetyltransferase: MNNQITIRTYKPGDPSMICYFQYKLYEKQYGFNGLYEKEMLGGMAELYDDLKGNQMWIAEADGQIVGDIAIIKRGANKAQLRWFGVDTSMQGQGLGTKLLEIAMNFCKEKGYIHISLGTLDILKPARHLYGKFGFHKVESEFFNQWDESRDIYHETWECEFS, translated from the coding sequence ATGAATAATCAAATCACTATCCGCACCTACAAACCAGGGGATCCTAGCATGATATGCTATTTTCAGTATAAGCTTTATGAAAAACAATATGGTTTTAACGGATTATATGAAAAAGAAATGTTAGGAGGAATGGCAGAGCTTTATGATGATTTAAAAGGCAACCAAATGTGGATAGCCGAAGCTGACGGCCAAATTGTAGGCGATATTGCTATAATTAAAAGAGGCGCTAATAAGGCTCAGTTACGTTGGTTTGGAGTTGACACAAGTATGCAGGGACAAGGATTAGGCACTAAACTGCTGGAGATAGCAATGAATTTTTGTAAAGAAAAGGGGTATATTCACATCAGCCTTGGTACTTTAGATATTTTAAAGCCGGCAAGACATCTATATGGCAAATTTGGTTTTCACAAGGTAGAAAGCGAGTTTTTTAACCAGTGGGATGAAAGCAGGGACATATATCACGAAACTTGGGAATGTGAATTTTCATAA
- a CDS encoding MarR family winged helix-turn-helix transcriptional regulator: MDNNVIKRIREFNRYYTVWLDVMNKGYLGTDLSWPEARILFDIYICPGISATDLCQHLNMDKSYISRILSKFEKCEFLIRETLPGSKGLKKIWLTETGKKEAERIDQNGDKQIIDKLRTLDEETCAKLCEAMVFIENTLRGDIGKE, from the coding sequence TTGGATAATAATGTAATTAAAAGGATACGAGAATTTAATCGGTATTATACTGTATGGTTGGATGTAATGAATAAAGGATATTTAGGGACAGACTTATCCTGGCCTGAGGCTCGAATCTTATTTGATATTTATATCTGTCCAGGCATCAGCGCAACTGACTTGTGTCAGCATCTTAACATGGATAAAAGCTATATTAGTAGAATTCTCAGTAAATTTGAAAAATGTGAATTTTTAATCCGGGAAACTCTGCCGGGAAGCAAAGGATTAAAAAAGATCTGGCTGACAGAGACAGGAAAAAAAGAGGCTGAACGAATTGATCAAAACGGTGATAAGCAAATTATTGATAAATTAAGAACTTTAGATGAGGAAACCTGCGCGAAACTTTGTGAAGCCATGGTATTTATTGAAAACACACTGCGCGGGGACATTGGAAAGGAGTAA
- a CDS encoding site-specific tyrosine recombinase: protein MIGEIEKFIIYLREVKKLSKNTEVSYRRDLAQMAAFLADKGVTDITKVTKTVLNSYILYLEKEGRASTTISRVMASMKAFFHYEVMEGRLRRDPAELMKAPKVEKKIPVILSVNEVNCLLAQPNGGEPKEIRDKAMLELLYATGIRVSELIHLKVDDINLSIGFITCRDERRERTVPFGKVASQALIQYMEQARPLLLKGRTSEWLFTNCNGQPMSRQGFWKIVKHYGEQAGIKADITPHTLRHSFAAHLLGNGADIHAVQALLGHSDMATTQSYITYSRLENERAAYAQVHPRG, encoded by the coding sequence ATGATTGGTGAGATAGAGAAATTTATTATTTATCTGCGGGAGGTTAAAAAGCTGTCCAAAAATACAGAAGTATCTTACCGAAGAGACTTGGCTCAAATGGCGGCGTTTCTTGCAGATAAGGGTGTAACAGACATTACAAAAGTGACGAAGACTGTGCTTAATTCTTATATTCTTTATTTAGAAAAAGAAGGAAGGGCCTCCACTACTATTTCTCGTGTAATGGCGTCTATGAAGGCTTTTTTTCATTATGAGGTGATGGAGGGGAGACTGAGAAGAGATCCTGCAGAACTGATGAAAGCGCCAAAGGTAGAGAAAAAGATACCGGTAATTTTAAGCGTGAATGAGGTGAACTGCCTTTTGGCTCAGCCAAACGGAGGGGAGCCTAAGGAGATAAGAGATAAGGCTATGCTGGAGCTTTTATATGCTACAGGCATCAGAGTTTCAGAGCTGATTCACTTAAAAGTGGATGATATTAATTTGTCCATAGGTTTTATTACATGCAGAGATGAAAGAAGGGAAAGGACGGTTCCCTTTGGAAAGGTTGCCAGCCAGGCCCTTATTCAGTATATGGAGCAGGCAAGACCTTTGCTTTTAAAAGGGAGAACGTCGGAGTGGCTTTTCACTAATTGCAACGGACAGCCTATGAGCCGTCAGGGCTTTTGGAAAATTGTAAAGCACTATGGAGAGCAGGCAGGCATTAAGGCGGATATTACCCCTCACACGCTGCGCCATTCTTTTGCGGCTCATTTGCTGGGAAACGGGGCGGATATTCATGCAGTACAGGCGCTGCTGGGACATTCAGATATGGCCACAACTCAAAGTTACATCACATATTCCAGGTTGGAAAATGAAAGGGCTGCATACGCCCAGGTACATCCCAGAGGATAA
- a CDS encoding FMN-binding protein has protein sequence MSHNSTAEKIIRGAVVMAAISAAFIAGSETIYQSLSRIGRPFSEEPIYTPGVYTEEENGYGGPVTVTIKVTDREILSVKADGANETDGIGSKAVNQLPLMMVKRQTCNVDGISGATKSSAAVKTAAAKALAHARGEEYVEEKPAGFVTPDHMADGTYKYEQGFDDSGYNNIVTLEIKNGKVAACSWDALNQDGVYKSQLCMNGEYVMTENGPTWDEQAKALAQYVIENQSIENLADSNGYTNQVASVSINIFPFINGIKSCMMSAAGIEE, from the coding sequence ATGTCACATAACAGCACAGCAGAGAAAATAATAAGAGGAGCAGTAGTTATGGCAGCAATTTCCGCAGCGTTTATAGCAGGCTCTGAAACTATTTATCAGTCTCTCAGCCGTATAGGCCGTCCTTTCAGCGAAGAGCCGATTTACACTCCGGGAGTCTATACAGAAGAAGAAAACGGTTACGGCGGGCCTGTAACAGTAACTATAAAAGTGACGGACAGGGAAATTTTAAGTGTGAAAGCAGACGGGGCAAATGAAACAGACGGGATAGGCAGCAAAGCCGTAAATCAGCTTCCTTTAATGATGGTAAAAAGACAGACATGTAATGTGGACGGCATCAGCGGAGCTACAAAAAGCAGCGCCGCAGTGAAGACAGCGGCGGCAAAGGCCTTGGCTCATGCCAGGGGAGAGGAATATGTGGAGGAAAAACCGGCTGGCTTTGTTACTCCGGACCATATGGCAGACGGCACATATAAATATGAGCAGGGATTTGACGACTCAGGCTACAACAATATTGTCACATTAGAAATAAAGAACGGAAAAGTAGCAGCCTGTTCCTGGGACGCGTTAAATCAGGATGGCGTATATAAAAGCCAGCTTTGTATGAACGGAGAATACGTAATGACAGAAAACGGTCCCACATGGGATGAACAGGCAAAGGCCCTGGCACAGTATGTGATAGAAAATCAGTCCATTGAAAATCTGGCGGACAGTAATGGATATACAAATCAGGTGGCCTCTGTAAGCATTAATATTTTTCCGTTTATTAATGGAATTAAAAGCTGTATGATGTCTGCGGCAGGTATTGAGGAGTAA
- a CDS encoding adenine phosphoribosyltransferase — protein sequence MKKLEDYVRSIPDFPEPGIIFRDVTTILQDSDGLHMAVDGLRDLVKGLDYDVVIGPESRGFIFGVPVAYAEHKSFVPVRKKGKLPCETIQAEYELEYGTAVVEMHKDSIKPGQKVVIVDDLMATGGTIEAIIKMVEQLGGQIVKVCFVMELAGLCGRKRLEGYQVDSLIVYEGK from the coding sequence ATGAAAAAACTTGAAGATTATGTGAGAAGTATACCAGATTTTCCGGAGCCGGGGATTATCTTTCGGGATGTAACTACTATTCTGCAGGATTCTGACGGACTGCATATGGCGGTGGACGGTTTAAGGGACCTGGTGAAGGGGCTGGATTATGATGTGGTAATTGGACCAGAATCCAGAGGCTTTATTTTCGGCGTTCCGGTGGCCTATGCAGAGCACAAAAGCTTTGTGCCTGTAAGAAAAAAGGGAAAGCTGCCCTGCGAGACAATACAGGCGGAGTATGAGCTGGAATACGGAACAGCAGTTGTGGAGATGCATAAGGACTCTATTAAACCAGGGCAAAAGGTAGTAATTGTAGACGATTTAATGGCTACAGGAGGAACAATTGAGGCAATTATCAAAATGGTAGAACAGCTGGGAGGACAGATTGTAAAGGTCTGTTTTGTTATGGAGCTGGCAGGACTTTGCGGCAGAAAAAGGCTGGAAGGCTACCAGGTGGATTCGCTGATTGTATATGAGGGAAAATGA
- a CDS encoding LacI family DNA-binding transcriptional regulator, whose protein sequence is MKGKKEMVTQEQIARNLHISRTTVARAFKGQFVSEETRKKVLEEAKRLGYEPNAAATSLALKNTKDIYAFIIATIDEGYGRQTKEGIMEAARMWKGYNFEIHVIFTDITKGSQGCRIQMEQFFEVINKEKADGIIFSALSQENMDWVERVCREKRLPLMTLDMIYKCDNLCHVGPDYFNLGTYSAAYIAGLMMKRGYILTLGYDEGYELSKLRMEGFHHKLKEYPEIVCRDVNLEQISSLYYRKILEEEFRKQVPVAVYAPYHVDYIGDFLKEKGLEHQVITISNGINEKIEKYLFDGTIDGIVSARPYFLGAVAASNFFKYFFRKTEMLQGTIDVSCDIYIKENYNRYDKIF, encoded by the coding sequence ATGAAAGGTAAAAAAGAGATGGTAACACAAGAACAGATTGCCAGAAACCTTCATATCTCCAGGACAACTGTAGCAAGAGCGTTTAAGGGACAATTTGTCAGCGAGGAAACTAGAAAAAAGGTATTGGAGGAGGCAAAAAGGCTTGGATATGAGCCTAATGCTGCCGCCACAAGTCTGGCTTTGAAAAATACAAAGGACATTTATGCCTTTATTATCGCTACCATTGACGAAGGATATGGCAGACAGACAAAAGAAGGCATTATGGAAGCTGCTAGAATGTGGAAGGGCTATAACTTTGAAATACACGTAATATTTACAGATATTACGAAAGGCTCTCAGGGCTGCAGGATTCAGATGGAGCAGTTTTTTGAAGTGATTAATAAAGAAAAGGCTGACGGCATTATTTTCAGCGCCTTATCTCAGGAAAATATGGATTGGGTGGAAAGAGTATGCCGGGAAAAGCGGCTTCCTCTTATGACCTTGGATATGATTTACAAGTGCGACAATTTATGTCATGTGGGGCCGGACTATTTTAATTTGGGCACCTATTCCGCCGCATATATTGCAGGGCTGATGATGAAACGAGGATATATTCTTACTTTAGGCTATGACGAGGGGTATGAGCTGAGCAAGCTGAGAATGGAGGGATTTCACCATAAATTAAAAGAATATCCGGAAATTGTATGCAGGGATGTGAATCTGGAACAAATATCCAGCTTATATTACAGAAAGATTTTGGAGGAAGAGTTTAGAAAACAGGTGCCTGTGGCTGTGTACGCGCCTTATCATGTAGATTACATAGGAGATTTCCTGAAAGAGAAGGGGCTAGAGCATCAGGTGATTACCATAAGCAACGGTATTAACGAAAAAATAGAAAAATACTTATTTGATGGAACCATTGACGGCATTGTGTCTGCCAGGCCTTATTTTTTAGGGGCAGTGGCGGCCAGCAATTTTTTCAAATACTTTTTCAGAAAAACAGAGATGCTTCAGGGAACCATAGACGTGTCCTGTGATATTTACATAAAAGAAAATTATAACCGATACGACAAGATTTTTTGA
- a CDS encoding carcinine hydrolase/isopenicillin-N N-acyltransferase family protein, with the protein MAKKMYVIGMVSFLSAVSTFSSLACTLVGANGGATVTGNAYIASTSDNPYLPGPRKPVYVTIPKDGGYKFVHTPCLIKNEDGTFEDVGSDRGMNETGFSWTRSWVVPDEPEDPNKMAAVDWFVKMGSTISNVDEAIEFVKNNPKGIGCQGNYIFADGEGNMAVVEVGFQTVTVVGKWDKNHSGLAARANRWESEAMKPLDISATENSVYYNTSEYRYTRAAQLVNINSGNITIDTMKDIIGDTNKEADLSMPHLNSINNHGVTDGTISAEVCDPANRTFWYTYGWLDSKFNPGDPAVYGANKNSWEGQWIPFIIPALKEEGFYTDWDGNLTEMGERYMASL; encoded by the coding sequence ATGGCAAAAAAAATGTATGTAATCGGTATGGTGAGTTTTTTATCAGCAGTAAGCACATTTTCTTCATTAGCATGTACTTTAGTGGGAGCTAACGGCGGAGCTACAGTGACAGGAAATGCTTATATTGCTTCTACAAGTGATAATCCATATTTGCCGGGGCCGAGGAAACCAGTTTATGTAACAATTCCAAAAGATGGAGGCTATAAGTTTGTGCATACGCCATGTCTTATTAAAAATGAAGATGGAACGTTTGAGGATGTAGGGTCTGACCGTGGAATGAATGAGACAGGTTTTAGCTGGACAAGATCATGGGTAGTGCCAGACGAACCTGAAGATCCTAACAAGATGGCAGCAGTCGACTGGTTTGTAAAAATGGGTTCTACAATATCAAATGTGGATGAGGCAATTGAGTTTGTAAAAAATAATCCTAAAGGAATAGGTTGTCAGGGCAATTATATTTTTGCAGATGGAGAAGGAAATATGGCAGTTGTGGAAGTTGGATTTCAGACAGTTACGGTTGTAGGAAAATGGGATAAAAACCACAGCGGGCTTGCAGCTAGGGCAAATAGATGGGAATCTGAAGCTATGAAACCATTAGATATCAGTGCAACAGAAAATTCTGTTTATTATAATACATCTGAGTATCGCTATACAAGAGCAGCACAGCTGGTAAATATAAATTCTGGAAATATTACTATTGATACTATGAAAGATATAATTGGTGATACAAACAAAGAAGCAGATCTGTCTATGCCTCATTTAAATTCTATTAATAATCATGGAGTGACAGATGGAACAATTAGCGCAGAAGTTTGTGACCCGGCGAATAGGACCTTTTGGTATACATATGGATGGTTGGACAGTAAATTTAATCCAGGGGATCCAGCTGTGTATGGGGCAAATAAAAATTCCTGGGAAGGTCAGTGGATTCCGTTTATTATACCGGCATTGAAAGAAGAGGGATTTTACACAGACTGGGATGGGAATCTTACGGAAATGGGAGAAAGATACATGGCCTCTCTGTAG